The Aquiluna sp. KACHI24 genome contains a region encoding:
- a CDS encoding polyribonucleotide nucleotidyltransferase codes for MEGPEIKATEAIIDNGKFGKRVVRFETGRLAQQANGAAAIYIDEETMLFSATTASKQPKDQFDFFPLTIDVEERSYAAGKIPGSFFRREGRPSTEAILAARLIDRPLRPSFVDGLRNEIQVVVTVMSIEPDELYDVVAINAASMSTQLAGLPFSGPVAGVRVALIDGQWVAFPKHSQLAGAVFDMVVAGRVVVEGGKEDVAIMMVEAEATETSWDLIAGGAIAPTEEIVAEGLEAAKPFIKELVRAQVELAKVAAKPTAEYPVFLPYTDEVYAAVEKAAGAELAKVYQIADKQQRQEADDELKAKVKEELVASLTEEQMLQFSAAYKSVTKKVMRTRVLKEGIRIDGRGLTDIRALDAEVAVIPRTHGSAIFQRGETQILGVTTLNMLKMEQQIDSLSPETSKRYMHHYNFPPYSTGEVGRVGSPKRREIGHGALAERALVPVLPTREEFPYAIRQVSEALGSNGSTSMGSVCASTLSLLNAGVPLRAPVAGIAMGLISDTVDGKTEYAALTDILGAEDALGDMDFKVAGTRNFVTAIQLDTKLDGIPASVLAKALKQAKDARTYILDVMQEAIDEPDELSPYAPRVIAVKIPVDKIGEVIGPKGKMINQIQEDTGAEISIEDDGTVYIGATNGPAADAAKAAINAIANPHVPEIGERFLGTVVKLATFGAFVSLMPGKDGLLHVSELKKISGGKRVENVEDVLEVGQKLQVEITKIDDRGKLSLSPVVEEAAE; via the coding sequence ATGGAAGGCCCAGAGATCAAAGCAACAGAAGCAATCATCGACAACGGAAAGTTCGGAAAGCGCGTTGTGCGCTTCGAAACCGGTCGTCTAGCACAGCAGGCCAACGGCGCTGCCGCCATCTACATTGACGAAGAGACCATGCTCTTTTCGGCCACCACTGCGTCCAAGCAGCCAAAGGATCAGTTCGACTTCTTCCCGCTGACCATTGATGTTGAAGAGCGCTCCTACGCCGCTGGAAAGATTCCAGGCTCATTCTTCCGTCGCGAGGGTCGCCCAAGTACTGAGGCAATCTTGGCTGCGCGTTTGATTGACCGTCCGCTGCGCCCATCCTTCGTTGATGGTCTGCGCAACGAGATTCAGGTCGTTGTTACCGTGATGTCAATTGAGCCGGATGAGCTCTACGACGTAGTCGCAATCAACGCCGCATCAATGTCAACCCAGCTTGCAGGTCTGCCATTCTCCGGTCCAGTTGCAGGTGTCCGTGTGGCGCTGATTGACGGCCAGTGGGTTGCGTTCCCGAAGCACTCTCAGCTTGCAGGCGCCGTGTTCGACATGGTTGTTGCTGGTCGCGTAGTAGTTGAAGGTGGCAAGGAAGACGTTGCCATCATGATGGTTGAGGCCGAGGCCACAGAGACCAGCTGGGACCTAATCGCTGGTGGTGCAATTGCACCGACCGAGGAGATCGTCGCCGAGGGTCTTGAGGCAGCTAAGCCATTCATCAAGGAATTGGTTCGCGCTCAGGTAGAGCTCGCGAAGGTTGCCGCAAAGCCAACCGCTGAGTACCCGGTATTCCTGCCATACACCGATGAGGTTTATGCAGCTGTGGAGAAGGCTGCCGGCGCAGAGCTAGCGAAGGTCTATCAGATCGCTGACAAGCAGCAGCGTCAGGAAGCTGACGACGAGTTGAAGGCCAAGGTCAAGGAGGAGCTAGTAGCTTCCCTCACCGAGGAGCAGATGCTGCAGTTCTCCGCTGCATACAAGTCGGTTACCAAGAAGGTAATGCGTACCCGCGTTCTGAAAGAGGGCATCCGTATTGATGGCCGTGGTCTAACCGACATTCGTGCCCTAGATGCAGAGGTTGCAGTAATTCCAAGAACCCACGGTTCCGCAATCTTCCAGCGCGGTGAGACCCAGATTCTTGGTGTCACCACTTTGAACATGCTCAAGATGGAGCAGCAGATTGACTCGCTGAGCCCTGAGACTTCAAAGCGCTACATGCACCACTACAACTTCCCTCCTTACTCCACCGGCGAGGTTGGTCGCGTTGGCTCTCCAAAGCGTCGTGAGATCGGTCATGGAGCTCTTGCAGAGCGCGCACTGGTTCCAGTGTTGCCAACCCGCGAGGAGTTCCCATACGCCATCCGTCAGGTATCTGAGGCTCTTGGATCAAACGGCTCCACCTCGATGGGTTCGGTTTGTGCTTCTACCCTGTCGCTGCTAAACGCTGGTGTGCCACTACGCGCCCCAGTTGCAGGTATCGCTATGGGTCTAATCTCTGACACCGTTGATGGCAAGACCGAATACGCCGCTCTCACCGACATCCTCGGTGCTGAGGACGCACTGGGTGATATGGACTTCAAGGTTGCAGGCACTCGTAACTTCGTGACCGCCATTCAGCTAGACACCAAGCTGGACGGTATTCCAGCATCGGTTTTGGCCAAGGCGCTAAAGCAGGCCAAGGATGCCAGAACCTACATTCTTGATGTCATGCAGGAGGCAATTGACGAGCCAGACGAGCTTTCGCCATACGCCCCTCGTGTTATCGCGGTCAAGATCCCTGTCGACAAGATCGGTGAGGTCATCGGTCCAAAGGGCAAGATGATCAACCAGATCCAGGAGGACACTGGAGCTGAGATCTCGATCGAGGACGACGGCACTGTTTACATCGGTGCGACCAATGGTCCTGCCGCTGATGCAGCTAAGGCAGCCATCAACGCAATCGCCAACCCTCACGTGCCTGAGATCGGCGAGCGCTTCTTGGGAACCGTTGTCAAGCTAGCAACCTTCGGTGCCTTCGTATCGCTAATGCCAGGCAAGGATGGTTTGCTTCACGTTTCAGAGTTGAAGAAGATCTCCGGTGGCAAGCGTGTCGAGAACGTCGAAGATGTTCTTGAGGTTGGCCAGAAGCTCCAGGTTGAGATCACCAAGATTGATGACCGCGGCAAGCTATCGCTAAGCCCTGTTGTCGAGGAAGCTGCCGAGTAG
- a CDS encoding pitrilysin family protein, producing MFLPLRDSIEFTAEAARVCKTVLPSGVRILTEEMLGAPSVAVAASVAVGSRDETGGHFGSTHFLEHLLFKGTERRSARDISIAFDSVGGSSNAATAKEYTSYYARVENAALPLALDLILDMFSSAKIDRHDFDVERTVILEELAMNEDDPEDVAHENLSEALLPGLDLGRPIGGTVETINAVDRESVFAYYKKHYAPQNLVITVAGGVSHERVVELVEAELNRIGWTGSAEPEQRRSQQAMQLPKPEAMRIIKKDVAQANVLLGYQSLHASDPDRFALGILSTVLGGGMSSRLYQEIREERGLAYSTYCYQQGYSDAGYFGVYAGTSEENAKLVTELMRSEVQKVVSGGITAAELELALGNISGGLALRFESPLARMNRLLAAEIGTGEYLSITEVMDRFRSVTRDQIVAVANRVFSVEPTLVAVGKSLKGLR from the coding sequence TTGTTTCTACCGCTTAGAGATTCAATCGAGTTCACCGCTGAGGCGGCACGTGTCTGCAAGACCGTGCTGCCAAGCGGTGTTCGCATTTTGACCGAAGAGATGCTCGGCGCACCTTCGGTTGCTGTGGCGGCTTCGGTCGCCGTTGGCTCCCGTGACGAAACCGGCGGCCACTTTGGTTCAACTCACTTCTTGGAGCATCTGCTGTTCAAGGGAACCGAGCGTAGATCAGCTCGAGACATCTCTATCGCCTTTGACTCCGTCGGTGGCTCTTCAAATGCCGCCACTGCCAAGGAGTACACCAGCTACTACGCCAGGGTTGAGAACGCGGCTCTGCCCTTGGCGCTCGATCTAATTTTGGACATGTTCTCAAGCGCCAAGATTGATCGCCACGACTTCGATGTTGAGCGCACCGTCATTCTTGAAGAGCTCGCCATGAACGAGGACGATCCAGAGGATGTCGCTCACGAGAATCTCTCTGAGGCACTGCTCCCGGGACTTGATCTGGGGCGTCCTATTGGCGGCACGGTTGAAACTATCAACGCGGTGGATCGCGAGTCTGTTTTTGCCTATTACAAAAAGCACTATGCACCGCAGAATCTGGTCATAACCGTGGCCGGCGGCGTCTCCCACGAGCGCGTGGTGGAACTGGTTGAAGCCGAACTGAATCGAATTGGCTGGACTGGCTCTGCTGAGCCTGAGCAAAGAAGATCTCAGCAGGCGATGCAGCTTCCAAAGCCCGAGGCCATGCGAATTATCAAAAAGGATGTTGCTCAGGCAAACGTACTACTTGGGTATCAGTCGCTACATGCTTCGGACCCCGATCGCTTCGCCCTCGGTATCCTCAGCACCGTGCTCGGTGGCGGCATGTCATCTCGGCTTTACCAAGAGATCCGTGAGGAGCGCGGCCTGGCCTATTCCACCTACTGTTACCAGCAGGGGTACTCCGATGCTGGTTACTTTGGTGTTTATGCCGGCACCAGTGAGGAGAATGCCAAACTCGTTACCGAGCTAATGCGCTCCGAGGTTCAAAAGGTCGTTTCCGGCGGCATCACAGCCGCTGAGTTAGAGCTGGCGCTTGGCAACATTTCAGGCGGTTTAGCGCTGCGTTTTGAATCTCCACTTGCTCGTATGAATCGTCTATTGGCGGCCGAGATTGGAACCGGTGAATACTTATCGATAACCGAGGTGATGGATCGATTCAGGTCGGTCACCAGAGATCAAATAGTCGCAGTTGCCAACCGAGTCTTTAGCGTTGAGCCGACCCTGGTTGCCGTTGGAAAATCACTCAAAGGTCTTCGCTAG
- the dapB gene encoding 4-hydroxy-tetrahydrodipicolinate reductase, with amino-acid sequence MTSVAVLGTGRMGKLALELIDTDPNLKLHAALNSSSPREQMLGADVVLDFTLPTASPELVDYAISNDLKVVVGTSGWSESKLQILESKLAHHPAATAVVIPNFSVGSMLIQHFSAIAARFFDSIEIVEAHHEGKVDSPSGTAVRTAELIHQARQGLPQPLIPGVDQVARGEVVAGVPIHSLRLKGVSAKQDVHFGADSELTTLSHEVISHRAYAKGILLSIEFAKRASGLHVGLDKVLGL; translated from the coding sequence ATGACTTCAGTTGCAGTTTTGGGAACCGGCCGAATGGGCAAACTTGCCCTAGAGCTAATCGATACTGACCCCAATCTCAAACTGCATGCCGCCCTAAACTCCAGCTCTCCTAGGGAGCAAATGCTCGGCGCGGATGTCGTACTTGATTTCACCTTGCCAACTGCAAGTCCGGAGCTTGTGGACTATGCAATCTCAAATGATTTGAAGGTGGTTGTTGGCACGAGCGGCTGGTCAGAGTCCAAACTGCAGATACTTGAGTCAAAGCTCGCTCATCACCCGGCTGCTACCGCTGTTGTCATCCCCAACTTTTCTGTTGGATCTATGCTGATTCAGCACTTCAGTGCCATTGCCGCAAGGTTTTTCGACTCGATTGAGATCGTTGAGGCTCACCACGAGGGCAAGGTTGATTCGCCTTCGGGAACTGCGGTTAGAACCGCTGAACTGATTCATCAGGCCCGCCAGGGACTGCCGCAACCATTGATTCCAGGTGTCGACCAGGTCGCCAGGGGAGAGGTTGTTGCAGGGGTCCCGATTCACTCGCTGCGACTAAAAGGCGTTTCTGCGAAGCAGGATGTTCACTTCGGTGCTGACAGTGAGCTCACCACTTTGTCTCATGAGGTGATTTCGCATCGGGCATATGCCAAGGGGATTCTGCTTAGCATCGAGTTTGCCAAGCGAGCTAGCGGTTTACATGTTGGTTTGGACAAGGTTTTAGGGCTCTAA
- a CDS encoding DUF4395 domain-containing protein has protein sequence MSEIKRIDPRGPRFGAAITSVLALIAFAQSQQTYLFGAPWIVLLFVLFAWSVFLPKSHPYGLIFQKFVRPRLAAPKELEDPRPPQFAQKVGFGFSILGVIGILFAPILIPISAAFIFIAAFLNAFFGLCLGCQMYLGLRRLGIIRS, from the coding sequence ATGAGCGAGATAAAAAGAATTGATCCACGAGGCCCAAGATTCGGAGCTGCAATCACCTCGGTGCTAGCCCTGATCGCGTTTGCTCAATCCCAGCAGACCTACTTGTTTGGTGCGCCTTGGATCGTGCTGCTATTTGTATTGTTCGCATGGAGCGTGTTCTTGCCAAAGTCGCACCCCTATGGACTCATTTTTCAAAAATTCGTGAGGCCAAGACTTGCTGCTCCAAAGGAACTAGAGGACCCAAGACCACCTCAGTTTGCTCAAAAAGTCGGCTTTGGTTTCTCGATTTTGGGCGTGATTGGAATTCTGTTTGCTCCAATACTGATCCCGATCAGCGCTGCGTTTATCTTCATCGCCGCGTTCCTCAACGCATTCTTCGGACTTTGCCTCGGTTGCCAGATGTATCTAGGGCTGAGAAGACTGGGGATTATTCGCTCTTAG
- a CDS encoding thioredoxin family protein, whose protein sequence is MELNLSSWTVIALLALATLLGIGFKLFSGRGRAITKSETIDLGKLRAVKSGLPVKAFGKKATLLQFSTEYCSICPGVARHLSQLEYRHGGLLHLEVDITNRLDLAAHFQISQTPTVFILDQKGEIKFRVSGAPKPGVIQQELAKLGAI, encoded by the coding sequence GTGGAACTCAATTTATCCAGCTGGACCGTCATCGCCCTGCTTGCGCTGGCAACCTTGCTAGGAATTGGGTTCAAGCTATTCTCAGGTCGCGGCAGGGCGATAACAAAATCTGAGACGATCGACCTAGGTAAGCTTCGCGCCGTGAAATCTGGCCTGCCGGTAAAGGCATTTGGCAAGAAGGCAACTCTCTTGCAGTTCTCCACCGAATACTGCTCAATCTGTCCGGGAGTTGCCAGACACCTGTCTCAGCTTGAGTACCGCCACGGAGGTCTACTGCATCTCGAAGTTGACATCACCAATCGCCTTGACCTCGCAGCACATTTCCAAATTAGTCAAACCCCGACCGTATTTATCCTTGATCAAAAGGGTGAAATCAAATTTAGAGTCTCCGGAGCCCCCAAGCCCGGAGTCATTCAGCAAGAGCTAGCAAAACTAGGAGCAATATGA
- the thyX gene encoding FAD-dependent thymidylate synthase: MTEIEFRSDVTVELVRSSASDSDVLFAARVSTQGEQTLEGAKATDAEMQKRDKGLINYLMRDRHGSPFEHNSMTFYVQAPIFVFREFMRHRIASYNEESGRYRELRPVFYVPGPDRKLIQVGKPGHYEFEDGTAEQTALVTQETQAVVRAAYEAYQRMLEAGVAREVARIVLPLNIYSSMYVTMNSRSLMNFLSLRTKREGTHFPSFPQREIEMVAEKMEEFWAELMPLSYQAFNENGRVAP, from the coding sequence GTGACCGAAATTGAATTCCGCTCAGACGTTACCGTTGAGCTCGTGCGCTCTAGCGCATCAGACTCCGATGTGCTTTTTGCTGCTCGAGTTTCTACGCAGGGCGAACAAACCCTCGAGGGCGCTAAGGCAACCGATGCAGAGATGCAAAAGCGCGACAAGGGGTTGATCAACTACCTGATGCGTGATCGTCACGGCTCTCCTTTTGAGCACAACTCGATGACTTTCTATGTCCAGGCGCCAATCTTCGTTTTCCGTGAGTTCATGCGTCACCGCATTGCCAGCTACAACGAGGAATCTGGTCGCTACCGCGAGCTTCGTCCCGTTTTTTATGTTCCAGGACCAGATCGAAAGTTGATCCAGGTTGGTAAGCCTGGTCACTACGAGTTTGAAGATGGCACTGCGGAACAGACTGCACTGGTCACCCAGGAGACCCAGGCGGTGGTCCGAGCCGCCTATGAGGCTTACCAGCGCATGCTGGAGGCTGGGGTTGCCAGAGAGGTAGCACGTATTGTGTTGCCGCTCAACATCTACTCGAGCATGTACGTCACCATGAACTCCCGCTCCTTGATGAACTTTTTGAGTCTTCGCACCAAGCGCGAGGGGACTCACTTCCCATCATTTCCGCAGCGCGAGATTGAGATGGTGGCGGAGAAGATGGAAGAGTTTTGGGCAGAGCTGATGCCGCTCAGCTACCAAGCATTCAACGAGAACGGTCGCGTCGCTCCCTAA
- a CDS encoding SulP family inorganic anion transporter yields the protein MRQSRLWVEPFNPRSIGANLLAGLTVAIVALPLALGFGIASGLGASAGIISAVIAGLIAAAFGGSRFQVSGPTGAMTAVLIPIVHQYGIEATYAVGFIAGIFLVLAAMARVGKYIHRLPDSLVEGLTAGIALVIALQQVAFVFGVETISEERIWLSAWRELQLWLAKPTATALVVGGSVIAVNLIGSRFFPRLPLALLSVVVATAATWALGLKIDLIGELPKFDLTPSLGFLASQEVLLLLAPAFSVALLAALESLLSAKIADRMRADGSSHIPSRELFGQGLANLVTPLFGGVPATAALARTAVNVRSGATNPLAAIFHALILAAFVLVLAQWVSMIPLAALGGVLVATAWKMVHLESLKALFKKSTADAAILTVTMLTAVLVDLIAAVIVGIVLTLVLRKRSG from the coding sequence ATGCGCCAAAGTCGGCTCTGGGTCGAGCCCTTCAATCCCCGCTCGATTGGCGCTAATTTGCTTGCCGGCCTGACCGTTGCAATCGTTGCCCTACCCCTCGCACTTGGATTTGGAATTGCTTCCGGGTTGGGCGCTAGCGCAGGCATTATCAGCGCAGTCATAGCAGGCCTAATCGCGGCGGCTTTTGGCGGTAGCCGCTTTCAGGTCTCCGGACCGACTGGAGCTATGACAGCTGTTCTTATCCCGATCGTTCACCAATACGGCATTGAAGCTACCTACGCAGTTGGGTTTATTGCGGGTATTTTTCTGGTCCTTGCCGCGATGGCACGAGTGGGAAAGTACATTCACCGCCTACCCGATTCCCTAGTCGAGGGGCTCACCGCTGGCATCGCCCTGGTTATTGCCCTGCAACAGGTGGCATTTGTTTTTGGAGTTGAAACCATCTCCGAGGAGCGGATTTGGCTGTCGGCTTGGCGGGAACTGCAGCTTTGGCTCGCCAAGCCAACCGCAACGGCATTGGTGGTTGGAGGCTCGGTAATTGCCGTGAACTTGATTGGGAGCCGATTTTTTCCGCGACTTCCGCTCGCTCTTCTCAGCGTGGTGGTTGCGACCGCAGCCACTTGGGCCCTGGGCCTCAAAATCGACCTAATTGGTGAGCTGCCCAAATTTGACCTCACGCCATCGCTCGGGTTTTTGGCAAGTCAGGAGGTTTTACTGCTACTCGCCCCCGCTTTCTCGGTCGCATTATTGGCGGCTCTGGAGTCGCTATTGAGTGCGAAAATCGCTGACCGTATGCGGGCCGACGGTTCTAGCCACATCCCCAGTCGAGAGCTATTTGGTCAGGGGCTGGCGAACCTTGTAACCCCACTTTTTGGGGGTGTGCCAGCCACTGCTGCCCTGGCTCGCACCGCGGTCAATGTTCGCTCCGGAGCAACCAATCCACTGGCGGCAATTTTCCACGCGCTAATACTCGCCGCGTTTGTTTTAGTGCTAGCCCAGTGGGTGTCCATGATTCCACTGGCCGCGCTTGGAGGAGTACTCGTTGCGACGGCTTGGAAAATGGTCCACCTTGAGAGCCTCAAGGCTTTATTCAAAAAATCAACCGCAGATGCAGCCATCCTGACCGTAACCATGCTGACAGCAGTATTAGTGGACCTGATCGCAGCAGTAATCGTGGGGATCGTGCTGACGCTGGTGCTGAGAAAGCGAAGCGGTTAG
- the dapA gene encoding 4-hydroxy-tetrahydrodipicolinate synthase, giving the protein MHQKDLFGQVLVALVTPMTADGEVDWDATEKHIDYVISNGADGVVVTGTTGETSTLTDAEKIKLVEVGKSVSGGRAKIITGGGSNETAHAIQLYKASEKAGADGVMVVTPYYNKPTQAGILTHFRLIADATDLPVILYDIPGRTGVAIAYDTFHRAAKHPNIVAIKDAKGDLAQASRLMLETGLMYFSGDDSNVLAHVALGATGLIGVTANIAPHAYRAMIDSTNANDFHSALKVHNALEPLQRAIMTHVPGTVAAKYVLHGLGLINSPRVRLPLVGPEDHEAAAIENGIDQVVSVPGLSFSNFRPDRNAAAGGALPKVAGTTR; this is encoded by the coding sequence ATGCATCAAAAGGATTTGTTCGGCCAGGTATTGGTCGCTTTAGTAACGCCCATGACCGCCGATGGTGAGGTCGATTGGGACGCTACCGAAAAGCACATCGACTACGTCATCTCAAATGGTGCTGACGGTGTTGTGGTGACCGGTACCACCGGAGAGACTTCCACCCTTACCGATGCTGAAAAGATCAAGCTGGTTGAGGTTGGTAAGTCAGTTTCGGGTGGCCGAGCCAAGATCATCACCGGTGGTGGCTCAAACGAAACCGCGCATGCGATTCAGCTTTACAAGGCCAGCGAGAAGGCTGGTGCCGACGGAGTCATGGTCGTCACCCCTTATTACAACAAGCCCACCCAGGCTGGCATTCTTACCCACTTCAGGCTCATTGCTGACGCCACCGACCTGCCTGTGATTCTCTATGACATCCCCGGCAGAACCGGCGTTGCGATCGCCTATGACACTTTCCACCGTGCCGCAAAGCACCCAAATATTGTCGCCATCAAAGACGCTAAGGGCGATTTGGCACAAGCGTCGAGACTGATGTTAGAAACCGGTTTGATGTATTTCTCTGGAGATGACTCAAACGTTCTCGCCCACGTTGCACTCGGTGCAACCGGGTTGATTGGTGTTACTGCAAACATCGCTCCTCACGCCTACCGAGCCATGATTGATTCAACTAACGCCAACGATTTCCACTCGGCCCTTAAGGTTCACAATGCGCTTGAGCCCCTTCAGCGCGCGATCATGACTCACGTCCCAGGAACCGTAGCTGCAAAGTACGTGCTGCACGGTCTGGGTCTAATCAACTCCCCGAGGGTCCGACTTCCACTGGTTGGTCCAGAGGACCATGAAGCTGCGGCTATCGAGAACGGCATCGACCAGGTGGTCAGCGTTCCAGGGTTGAGCTTTAGTAACTTCCGACCTGACAGAAACGCTGCTGCCGGTGGCGCTTTGCCTAAGGTCGCAGGAACTACCCGCTAG
- a CDS encoding ribonuclease J encodes MQTAPKPQPGTLRIIPLGGLGEIGRNMTVFEIDSQILIVDCGVLFPEETQPGVDLILPDLSYLEDKLDRVIGCVLTHGHEDHIGGVPYLLSMRSDIPLIGSTLTLALVEAKLKEHRITPYSMTVKEGQVEKLGPFELEFVAVNHSIPDALAVVIRTAAGSVLNTGDFKMDQLPLDGRVTDLRAFARIGEAGLDLFMVDSTNADVPGFTPLEREIGPVIESVIAKTPGKVVVASFSSHVHRVQQVIDAAVANGRRVAFVGRSMVRNMAIASELGFLNVPSGAIVDLKEVDNLADHQVVFMSTGSQGEPMAVLSRIANRDHQISIGPSDTVLLASSLIPGNENAVYRVIDGLTKLGANVVHKGNAKVHVSGHSAAGELLYCYNILKPKNVMPIHGEARHLVANANLAIQTGIAAERVLVVEDGAVVDLSNGIADVVGQIECNMLYVDGKTVGKITEEDLKDRRILAAEGFITIFAVVDAATGKVIEGPEIRARAYAEADHVFDDIKPAIEKALAEAAQDGVRDTYQLQQVIRRTIGTWVAKAHRRKPMIIPVVVHSNR; translated from the coding sequence GTGCAGACAGCACCGAAGCCCCAACCCGGGACCCTCAGAATCATTCCGCTGGGCGGACTGGGCGAAATCGGTCGCAATATGACGGTCTTCGAGATTGACTCGCAAATCCTGATTGTTGACTGCGGTGTTCTTTTTCCAGAGGAGACTCAGCCTGGAGTAGACCTGATTTTGCCGGACTTGAGCTATCTCGAGGACAAGCTCGACCGAGTGATCGGCTGCGTTCTAACCCACGGTCACGAGGACCACATCGGCGGAGTCCCTTATCTGCTATCGATGCGATCAGACATCCCGCTGATCGGATCCACGCTCACGCTCGCGCTAGTTGAAGCAAAACTCAAAGAGCACCGCATCACCCCATATTCGATGACGGTGAAGGAGGGGCAGGTTGAAAAGCTGGGTCCTTTCGAACTCGAGTTTGTGGCGGTTAACCACTCAATTCCAGACGCTCTCGCTGTCGTGATCAGAACTGCCGCTGGCAGCGTGTTGAACACCGGCGATTTCAAGATGGATCAGCTTCCACTGGATGGTCGCGTGACAGATTTGCGCGCCTTTGCCCGAATTGGCGAGGCTGGCCTAGATCTGTTCATGGTCGACTCCACAAACGCTGACGTGCCTGGTTTCACCCCGCTCGAGCGCGAGATTGGGCCAGTAATCGAGTCCGTGATTGCCAAGACACCGGGCAAGGTGGTGGTGGCATCTTTCTCCTCACATGTGCACCGCGTTCAGCAGGTGATCGACGCCGCGGTTGCAAACGGCCGACGGGTGGCATTTGTTGGCAGGTCCATGGTCAGAAATATGGCGATTGCCAGCGAGCTCGGCTTTTTGAATGTCCCCTCTGGTGCAATTGTCGATCTAAAAGAAGTCGACAATCTGGCCGATCATCAGGTCGTGTTCATGTCCACCGGCTCGCAAGGCGAACCCATGGCCGTGCTATCAAGAATCGCAAACCGGGACCACCAAATTTCGATTGGGCCAAGTGACACGGTTCTGCTCGCCAGCTCTCTGATCCCTGGAAATGAGAATGCGGTCTACCGCGTTATTGACGGATTGACCAAACTCGGTGCCAATGTGGTTCACAAGGGCAATGCCAAGGTCCACGTCTCTGGCCATTCGGCCGCTGGCGAATTGCTCTACTGCTACAACATCCTCAAGCCCAAGAACGTCATGCCTATTCACGGTGAGGCGAGGCACTTAGTTGCGAACGCAAACCTCGCTATTCAAACTGGGATAGCTGCCGAGCGGGTTTTGGTGGTTGAAGACGGCGCTGTAGTTGATCTCAGCAACGGCATTGCAGATGTTGTGGGTCAGATTGAGTGCAACATGCTCTACGTAGACGGCAAGACTGTCGGAAAAATAACCGAGGAAGACCTCAAGGATCGGCGCATTCTGGCTGCCGAGGGTTTCATCACGATTTTTGCAGTGGTCGACGCAGCTACCGGCAAGGTAATCGAAGGCCCAGAAATCAGAGCACGTGCCTATGCAGAAGCTGACCACGTCTTCGATGACATCAAACCTGCAATCGAGAAGGCGCTCGCCGAAGCAGCCCAGGATGGGGTTCGAGACACCTATCAGCTTCAGCAGGTGATAAGGCGAACCATCGGTACCTGGGTGGCCAAGGCGCATCGCCGTAAGCCAATGATTATCCCGGTGGTTGTTCACTCAAACAGGTAG